Proteins from one Microbacterium proteolyticum genomic window:
- a CDS encoding ATP-binding protein has translation MLVSPQNERRKHRKARARAAAELLAEQQRARKLQAHQRWEAERTERRRTTYLPPAGEAGPAALRTPGRLRLPRHQDTSATLAGAYPFLAEGGLGSAGVFVGQDLYSGGSFVYDPWVLYARGVITAPNIVVAGIVGSGKSSLVKSLYTRSIAFGRRVYVPGDPKGEHTAVAEAVGGKAIVLGHGLRNRLNPLDEGHRPSDVSDSEWATQVAARRRDLIGALTETVLDRRLTPLEHTAIDIALADAVRSAETPILPMVVDRILNPAAADDPDGRLAEDGRLAGHALRRLVAGDLAGLFDGPSTVSFDPSLPMVSLDLSRVAENSTLISVLMTCSSAWMEAALLDPNGGQRWVIYDEAWRLMSHAPLLRRMDAQWRLARHYGIANALVFHKLTDLDNVGDSGSAMRALASSLLANAETRIIYRQESDQLGVTGEILGLTGTEQKLLPTLGTGQGLWRVKDHSYVTQHQLHPAELELFNTATRMTGEPRKFTIPEVG, from the coding sequence GTGCTCGTCTCGCCGCAGAACGAGCGCCGCAAGCACCGCAAGGCCCGCGCGCGGGCCGCAGCGGAGCTGCTCGCCGAGCAACAGCGCGCCCGCAAGCTGCAGGCGCACCAGCGGTGGGAGGCCGAGCGTACCGAACGCCGACGCACCACCTACCTCCCGCCTGCCGGGGAGGCCGGCCCGGCGGCGCTGCGCACCCCCGGCCGGTTGCGGCTGCCGCGCCACCAGGACACTTCGGCGACGCTGGCCGGGGCGTACCCGTTCCTCGCCGAAGGCGGCCTCGGCTCCGCCGGTGTCTTCGTCGGGCAGGATCTCTACTCCGGCGGCAGTTTCGTCTACGACCCGTGGGTCTTATACGCGCGTGGCGTCATCACGGCCCCGAACATCGTCGTGGCCGGGATCGTTGGCTCGGGCAAGTCGTCCCTGGTGAAGTCCCTCTACACGAGGTCGATCGCGTTCGGACGTCGCGTGTACGTGCCGGGCGACCCCAAGGGAGAGCACACCGCGGTCGCCGAGGCTGTCGGCGGCAAGGCGATCGTGCTCGGGCACGGGCTGCGCAACCGGCTCAACCCGCTCGACGAGGGGCACCGGCCTTCCGACGTGTCCGACAGCGAATGGGCGACCCAGGTCGCCGCACGCCGCCGTGACCTGATCGGTGCGCTGACCGAGACGGTGCTGGACCGGCGGCTGACCCCGCTGGAGCACACCGCGATCGACATCGCCCTGGCCGACGCCGTGCGATCGGCCGAGACGCCGATCCTGCCGATGGTCGTGGACCGCATCCTGAACCCGGCTGCTGCTGACGACCCGGACGGACGTCTCGCCGAGGATGGACGTCTGGCCGGGCACGCGCTGCGCCGGCTCGTCGCCGGCGACCTCGCCGGGCTGTTCGACGGCCCCTCGACCGTCAGCTTCGACCCGTCGCTGCCGATGGTCAGCCTCGACCTATCCCGCGTCGCGGAGAACAGCACCCTGATCTCGGTGCTGATGACGTGCTCCTCGGCGTGGATGGAGGCCGCGCTGTTGGACCCGAACGGCGGGCAACGGTGGGTGATCTACGACGAGGCATGGCGGCTCATGTCCCATGCCCCGCTGCTGCGCCGCATGGACGCACAATGGCGGCTCGCCCGTCACTACGGCATCGCAAATGCGCTCGTGTTCCACAAGCTCACCGACCTGGACAACGTAGGCGACAGCGGCTCGGCGATGCGCGCCCTGGCCTCCTCGCTGCTCGCCAATGCGGAGACGAGGATTATCTACCGCCAGGAGAGCGACCAACTCGGCGTCACCGGCGAGATCCTCGGGCTGACCGGCACCGAGCAGAAACTGCTGCCCACCCTCGGCACCGGGCAAGGGCTCTGGCGAGTCAAGGATCACTCCTACGTCACGCAGCATCAGCTGCACCCGGCCGAGCTCGAACTGTTCAACACGGCCACCCGCATGACCGGGGAACCCCGTAAGTTCACGATTCCTGAAGTCGGTTGA
- a CDS encoding SCO6880 family protein, with protein MASRTRGGHRDEPELHPVKFSRLTRRGVLLGLSLSQLLVLAVAALSIVVALYMGGGILLAYAAPICLLCAVLAWVPAGGRKLIEWVPIALRWVWRTTGGQLLFRARIVKPRPAGTLALPGDAAALREYLDPATDAAMIHDPHAQTLTAVLTVTHPAFVLLDPSEQERRVTGWGRVLATCCRSGRLARVQVLERTLPDSGSGLAEWWSEHGRADGSWTSTVYAELIDRAGPAGELHATTLSVALDMRAAARAIRTAGGGMRGAAAVLRQEMTTLSAALRAADLTPSEWAGPGEIAVMLRSAYDPAVAATLERHRDLGRNLATAGPVALTESWQHLRSDSAFHAVLWITEWPRSLVYPGFLAPILLSSGVRRAFSLIATPIRSDQAARDIRKKKTEYISDAHQRQRIGQIEDAQQSAEFEDVLQQEADLTSGHGILRYTGLIAVSAPTLDELEGAVSALEQAAIQASCETRRLVGQQAAAFAAAALPLCRTV; from the coding sequence AGCTGCACCCCGTGAAGTTCAGCCGGCTCACCCGCCGCGGCGTGCTGCTGGGCCTGTCGCTGTCGCAACTGCTCGTCCTCGCCGTCGCGGCGCTGTCGATCGTCGTCGCCCTCTACATGGGCGGCGGCATCCTGCTGGCCTACGCCGCCCCGATCTGCCTGCTCTGCGCCGTGCTGGCCTGGGTGCCTGCCGGCGGCCGGAAGCTCATCGAGTGGGTGCCGATCGCGTTGCGCTGGGTCTGGCGGACCACGGGCGGGCAACTGCTGTTCCGCGCCCGGATCGTCAAGCCTCGCCCGGCCGGCACGCTCGCTCTGCCCGGCGACGCCGCGGCGCTGCGAGAGTACCTCGACCCGGCGACTGACGCCGCGATGATCCACGACCCGCACGCCCAGACCCTGACGGCGGTGCTGACCGTAACCCATCCCGCGTTCGTGCTGCTGGACCCCAGCGAGCAGGAGCGCCGCGTCACGGGCTGGGGTCGGGTGCTGGCGACCTGCTGCCGGTCGGGACGGCTCGCGCGCGTGCAAGTGTTGGAGCGCACGCTGCCCGACTCCGGCAGCGGCCTGGCCGAGTGGTGGTCCGAGCACGGCCGCGCCGACGGCTCGTGGACCTCGACCGTGTACGCCGAGCTCATCGACCGCGCCGGCCCCGCCGGGGAGCTGCACGCCACGACGCTCTCGGTCGCGCTCGACATGCGCGCCGCAGCCCGCGCGATCCGCACCGCTGGCGGCGGGATGAGGGGCGCCGCCGCCGTGCTGCGCCAGGAAATGACCACCCTGTCCGCTGCGTTGCGCGCCGCGGACCTGACCCCTTCGGAGTGGGCCGGCCCCGGCGAGATCGCCGTCATGCTGCGCTCGGCGTATGACCCAGCCGTCGCGGCGACCCTGGAACGGCACCGCGACCTCGGCCGCAACCTCGCCACAGCCGGCCCCGTCGCACTCACCGAGAGCTGGCAGCACCTGCGCTCAGACTCCGCTTTCCACGCGGTGCTGTGGATCACCGAATGGCCCCGGTCGCTGGTGTATCCGGGGTTCCTCGCCCCGATCCTGCTGTCCTCGGGCGTGCGGCGCGCGTTCTCGCTGATCGCCACCCCGATCCGCTCCGACCAGGCCGCCCGCGACATCCGCAAGAAGAAGACCGAGTACATCAGCGACGCACACCAGCGTCAGCGGATCGGCCAGATCGAGGATGCGCAGCAGTCCGCCGAGTTCGAGGATGTCCTCCAGCAGGAAGCGGACCTAACCAGCGGCCACGGCATCCTGCGCTACACGGGCCTGATCGCCGTGTCCGCGCCGACCCTCGACGAGCTGGAGGGCGCCGTGTCCGCCCTCGAGCAGGCAGCGATCCAGGCGTCGTGCGAGACGCGCCGCCTGGTCGGGCAGCAGGCGGCCGCGTTCGCCGCCGCCGCACTGCCGCTGTGCCGCACCGTCTGA